One part of the Macrobrachium nipponense isolate FS-2020 chromosome 38, ASM1510439v2, whole genome shotgun sequence genome encodes these proteins:
- the LOC135209617 gene encoding endothelin-converting enzyme homolog has product MTQEMSSNLNTPSSSDRPPRSGRQKTSKMERSHSHTLSERFLDLVPRKMMTFGRKATHDDRESERDDDEDMESRRKRETSVMKRWIVCVTVAGLVVSALVLAIVLVSLLSSSKSAGPPEQDTTITDRDRDEDPRVPQDAKGFYDFVVQSLEGAMNDTAHPCDDFYEYACGRWPIHNPPPTGVSRWSNFEELTVTIWDLMQEQLDNVARGEKGSTPKQGNKRRPLLEDANPFIVNLVGVYYSTCENETHLASRGAAPLKEVLAKMDDLYTSKLQELQPLAVFQDMLEYVHHELTVHAFFGWKVEMDNSIKNQMVIELTAPSGDLLPQGTVVDGNKDLIQIYRKYATNLLEIVGTYKNGQAEDEAQVIIDQLKMFHPLSGSPLVNVTNVVQLNDLAPFLDWHKYFNDAFNKVGAFITPTERILSMIQEYLLQLSDKITAEISSNGSQRLYKYLRWQVIQYYSQFLHKEARNAILPLFDGISGENTSELPNFRYRPCIKELEDRLAIPMGYLLLETVKKQLPDRTKVKDIVSTIENMALRIRDTYKVYINSFRWLTKEAKAVLTDKLDHINILVGYPPILDDEHLLQTTYEPLEFERGHLIQNQINLLKFNRERKMRFLRQPASYTEWELLSPMSLISFYVYRRNTLLVPLGGFMHPLYSQDLPEALSYATMGLFISHEIGHAIDFVGRTRDHYGRTNATLWDESTVTDFVQRVLCRVNEYSERYYPVEGLLTIAEVMADDGSIGTAYKTVQRRLQETRFPEPLQEFMRNKGLSPDQLFFLHYAQLFCSASPPGEPLKGIDHYPPHPVRVRATLANTPEFHRVFNCPKGSFMHPVRNQTCDIW; this is encoded by the coding sequence ATGACGCAAGAAATGTCATCCAACTTGAACACGCCTTCCAGCTCCGACAGGCCGCCCAGATCGGGGCGCCAAAAGACCTCCAAAATGGAGAGGTCCCACTCCCATACGCTGTCCGAGAGGTTCCTCGACTTAGTGCCCCGAAAGATGATGACCTTTGGAAGAAAGGCGACCCACGACGACCGAGAATCCGAAcgcgacgacgacgaagacatGGAAAGCCGGAGGAAACGGGAGACCAGCGTCATGAAAAGGTGGattgtgtgtgtgactgtggCGGGACTTGTCGTCTCGGCGCTGGTTCTGGCCATCGTTTTGGTGTCGCTGTTGTCGTCGTCCAAATCCGCCGGACCTCCAGAACAAGACACCACTATAACTGATCGTGATCGTGATGAGGACCCTCGGGTACCCCAGGATGCAAAAGGCTTCTACGACTTCGTGGTTCAAAGCCTGGAAGGGGCGATGAACGACACAGCTCACCCCTGCGACGACTTCTATGAGTACGCCTGTGGGCGATGGCCCATTCATAACCCCCCACCGACGGGAGTTTCCCGCTGGAGTAACTTCGAAGAGCTGACTGTCACAATTTGGGACTTGATGCAAGAACAACTCGACAACGTCGCTCGCGGGGAAAAGGGCTCGACGCCCAAACAGGGCAACAAGAGGCGGCCGTTGCTGGAGGACGCGAATCCCTTCATAGTCAATTTAGTGGGAGTCTACTACAGCACCTGCGAGAACGAGACGCACCTCGCTAGTCGAGGGGCGGCGCCTCTCAAGGAGGTTCTTGCCAAGATGGACGACTTGTACACTTCCAAACTGCAAGAACTTCAGCCACTGGCTGTCTTCCAGGACATGCTGGAGTACGTGCACCACGAGCTGACGGTGCACGCCTTCTTTGGGTGGAAGGTGGAGATGGACAACAGCATTAAAAACCAAATGGTCATTGAACTGACAGCTCCTAGCGGGGACCTTCTACCGCAAGGCACTGTCGTGGACGGCAACAAAGACTTGATACAAATCTACAGGAAATACGCTACAAACCTACTAGAAATTGTAGGCACATACAAAAACGGCCAGGCGGAAGACGAGGCACAGGTCATTATCGATCAGCTGAAAATGTTCCACCCCTTGAGCGGCTCTCCTTTGGTCAACGTCACTAACGTAGTGCAACTGAATGACCTGGCACCCTTTCTAGATTGGCATAAGTACTTCAACGACGCTTTCAACAAAGTCGGGGCATTCATCACTCCCACTGAGCGGATTCTCTCCATGATTCAAGAGTATCTGCTCCAACTATCGGACAAAATAACAGCTGAAATCTCAAGCAACGGATCCCAGAGACTTTATAAGTACCTCCGTTGGCAGGTCATACAGTATTACAGTCAGTTTCTACATAAAGAGGCAAGAAACGCTATTCTACCCTTGTTCGACGGCATTAGCGGAGAAAACACGTCGGAGCTGCCAAACTTCCGCTATCGCCCTTGCATTAAGGAGCTGGAAGACAGACTCGCCATCCCAATGGGGTATTTACTGCTGGAAACGGTGAAGAAGCAACTTCCAGACAGGACCAAAGTGAAGGACATTGTGTCAACGATTGAAAACATGGCCCTCAGGATCCGCGACACATACAAGGTCTACATAAACTCTTTCCGCTGGCTAACAAAAGAAGCCAAGGCAGTTCTCACAGATAAACTAGACCACATTAACATCTTGGTCGGTTACCCGCCCATCCTAGACGATGAGCACCTGCTCCAAACAACGTACGAGCCTTTGGAATTCGAAAGGGGCCACTTGATCCAAAACCAAATCAACTTGCTGAAATTCAACCGAGAGAGAAAGATGCGCTTCTTGCGACAACCGGCCTCCTACACTGAATGGGAGCTCCTCTCCCCAATGTCCCTCATCAGCTTTTACGTCTACCGTCGCAATACCCTCCTCGTGCCACTGGGAGGATTCATGCACCCACTGTACAGCCAAGACCTTCCGGAGGCCCTCTCCTACGCTACGATGGGGCTCTTCATCAGCCACGAGATCGGCCACGCCATTGACTTCGTCGGTCGCACCCGTGACCATTACGGTCGCACGAATGCCACCCTGTGGGACGAGTCCACAGTCACAGACTTCGTGCAGAGGGTCCTGTGTCGTGTCAACGAGTACTCGGAGCGATACTACCCGGTCGAGGGCCTCCTCACGATCGCGGAGGTGATGGCGGACGACGGAAGCATCGGCACCGCATACAAGACGGTACAGCGTCGCCTTCAGGAGACGCGATTTCCCGAGCCCCTGCAGGAGTTCATGCGCAACAAGGGGCTCTCCCCCGACCAGCTGTTTTTCCTTCACTACGCCCAACTGTTCTGTTCAGCTTCCCCTCCCGGAGAACCCCTCAAGGGCATCGACCACTACCCACCGCATCCTGTCAGGGTTCGAGCCACACTGGCCAATACCCCGGAGTTCCATCGAGTTTTTAACTGTCCCAAAGGGTCGTTCATGCACCCAGTCAGAAACCAGACATGCGATATATGGTGA